From Dermochelys coriacea isolate rDerCor1 chromosome 9, rDerCor1.pri.v4, whole genome shotgun sequence, one genomic window encodes:
- the EEF1AKMT4 gene encoding EEF1A lysine methyltransferase 4, with product MDLPWRPDSNVRYRDRCFWDSRYREAGATPAEWFGGLSCFRQQLEAELRPGDRILVLGCGNSALSSDLFQLGYTDVTSIDYSPVCIAGMQARYAQCQGLQWVVMDTRDLAFADGTFDVVLEKGTLDSMMVAETDPWNVSPETTAQLDQVLKEVSRVLRPGGRFISITFAQPHFRKRHYAQPAYGWSLRHSTYGTDFHYFLYVMCKGQELSPADLALGRRLHEPPCPACPPSFLQASDSEDYLSAIEL from the exons ATGGATCTTCCATGGCGGCCGGACTCGAATGTCCGGTACCGGGACCGGTGCTTCTGGGATTCGCGGTACCGGGAGGCGGGGGCTACTCCGGCTGAGTGGTTTGGGGGCTTATCCTGCTTCCGCCAGCAGCTGGAGGCGGAGCTGCGCCCGGGGGACCGGATCCTGGTGCTGG GCTGTGGAAACAGCGCCCTGAGCTCCGACCTGTTCCAGCTCGGCTACACTGATGTCACCAGCATTGACTACTCTCCTGTGTGCATCGCGGGCATGCAAGCCCGCTATGCCCAGTGCCAGGGCCTGCAGTGGGTGGTGATGGACACTCGGGACTTGGCCTTTGCAGACGGCACCTTCGACGTGGTTCTGGAGAAGGGCACGTTGGATTCTATGATGGTGGCGGAGACGGACCCCTGGAACGTGTCACCCGAGACCACGGCGCAGCTGGACCAGGTGCTAAAGGAG gtcagcAGAGTCTTGCGGCCGGGAGGCCGTTTCATCTCCATCACCTTCGCCCAGCCGCACTTCCGCAAGCGCCACTACGCCCAGCCCGCCTACGGCTGGTCTCTGCGCCACTCCACCTACGGCACTGACTTCCACTACTTCCTCTATGTCATGTGCAAGGGCCAGGAGCTGTCCCCTGCTGACCTGGCGCTGGGGCGGAGACTCCACGAGCCGCCCTGCCCCGCCTGCCCGCCCAGCTTCCTCCAGGCCTCGGACAGCGAGGATTATCTCAGTGCAATTGAGCTGTGA